The Musa acuminata AAA Group cultivar baxijiao chromosome BXJ3-6, Cavendish_Baxijiao_AAA, whole genome shotgun sequence region TCGAAGTCTATTTTATGGGGGACATGCACCATAATGATGTTCTTCTGTGAAAGTAACTAAATGTTGTGGTGAGGGACAAGTGACAGGGAAAGCAAGTCCAAAGCAAGTAGATTATACTGTGGAAATCATTTTATTTCCATTTTGATCATTGTCATTGGCTCATAGCAGGCAAAAAAAGCTTTCAGAAGACATATTTGCTCCACCTAATTGTAGGTAAGCCTTAAACCGAGCGAGTTCTACTCGGGACATGTCTCGTTCTCACTGATATGGGAAGTGACGGTTTGGAGGACAGGTTGATGACACTTGGCTTTTGCCTAATTAATATCAAATCCATcaaggagtacattgctgcaacatTCAAGGGAAGCTGTCCCATAATTTATTGTGGCAGTATAATATGTGTTTGGCAGTTGTGGTCACTTTCTCCTTTTAAAGTGATTTAGTCAtctaaaattcaaattttgattttattcatGCACTAGAATATTACCATGCACTTTGTTTTTCTCCAAGAAACGAGGAAGTGGTTCCCTTAGAATTACTGTTTTCTCAGCAACAAAAGATAGACCAAAAAGATAACAAAATGGACATTAGAATTAGTGTTTTCCTCAGCATTGTCAAGAAGAACAATGTGTTACCACTTTCATCTGTGCATGTGTATTTTGTGCAATAGAGTCAGTTTGTCAGTGACATAACATTGAGAATTCTGAGTTCAGGTGTTCCAACATATTAGTTCATGTTAGTTTTAGCGGTTGTAATTGCTATATTTTTATTGTTTGGATGATGGAGAACCATCTaggtttataaataattttagaagagtttattttagattaaaaattaataaaaagtaaTCGATCGACTAACTTAAAAAACTATAAGAGCTGTGTGAAAAAATAAAAAGTCATTTAAAGGAAGCAAAGAGATGGCATAAATAATGTAGTCACTATTGACTAACATGAAACGATTCCTTTTATTCTTATAGTCAAGCAAACAAATTCTAAGTCTTGGATAAGATAAACAAATTCTAAGTCTTGGATAAAATAATGCTCTCCAAACTAATGCATGATGTTTTGTCattctttgtatttttttttaattatgcatGCATGTATAAGAACATTTGTCTAACTAGTTTTACAAAATATGTGAATCCCCCATCTCtggaaaagcaaaatcacatctaGTGATTGAGGGACAATGATAACCCAAGTCTTCAATGGTTTTGTTCCATGCATGTTaccattaattaatttcatccatATTAGGTTGTAGAGCTCAAGTCAAAATTATGATGTCTTCATGAAAGATTGGCCAGAATCTTAATTACAATCCTCTAAAATTAGTGCTTAATTTTGAGCATAGAGGCATTTGGTTCCACCTTGCAACCCAAGCATAAGATAGATCTTGGGATCAAAATCCATCTTCATGATTAATCTATTTTTAGAAAAAGAAATTGCAACTTTAGTTCTTACGGACAAGTCCTCTTATTTGAAGAAAAGGTCTTCTCAATACTCTACCCATATCATCCTTGGAAGAAGaagcacaatatatatatatatatatatatatatatatatatatatatatatagtgatagttTTGTTGGAATTGAATGTAAAGATGGCATCCAAATAAATTTAATCTTCACACACGCTTTCTAACTGGAAATGATATTAGCAAtctgaaataatattcataagtaAATATTATATGagcaaacaaagctcggttgatcGGCTATATGTACTCTTTTTATTATAAGAAAGAAAGGTATGTAATCTGTTTGCAGTTTCATATTGTTtcgacttgcatatcataaactaAGATGGGAAATTTTTAACTATaacttattttcagaaaatgaaaaTCCAAAAGAATGATCAAATAACATTAgggttttgagaaaaaaatataagaaaatggAATAGAGAAGAGGATCGCCTTATGGCTGCATTATTGGATCAATGACAAACATATAGATGGCATCCAAAACAAATTAGAATGTTGCACCCAGTTAAACATGAGAGGACAGTGAGGTATATCGACCATCTTTGGCTACAGACTTCAGAGTATAGTATCGGATgtcttttcttcttcatgtttacaaGTTTTCTTACAGAGGAATTTGATGTCAGAAGAGAATGAACCTTGAAATATCACCAACTGAAACAATGAACTTAGTATGAAATGCTACTTTCTCAGCTACTTTTTGTACTCAATTTATGTGCAGATGTTCATGTTGATTAATCTTTGAAGTGCAAGCTTTGTCCACAAAAGATAAATGAGTACATCCCTGCAGAAAAATCCTTTATCCTGTTTCGTCATTTTTTTCTTGCCAAGCATTGTCAAATACTAGTGATGGTGGTGAGCAGGTAACACTGAACTCATGGAATCAATAAAAATCAGAttgcataaatatatatttgaCGGGCTCCAAATCCTTCTTCTTAGATCAAAACTTGTCTACTTCGATCGATCTGTATGGAGTTTTATCATCCAAGTAGCAAGGGATGTCTTCTTACTTTAAAACATTTCTAACGAGGCACTCAATACTTGGGTTTAAATCTTAGCAATTCATACATCTGAGCAACATGTATGGATCACTTCCTCTTCATCTGCAGTGCATCCATAGGACACATGGATCATAACTGGGAAATAGTACAGATTTAAAGATGTTTCACTATAGAGAGATCTAAGACAAGATCCAACAAAAATTAACACCATAATTGCATCACTAGGAAAGAGGAAGAGCTCCATATGTTGTTTCGGAACCTAATCCTTCTTTTCCAATTGCTTGCAAACACTTGAGCTTTCCATTCTAGAGCAACTGCTTCTTTCCTGTGTCATCAAGACAAGACGGCACGAATAATTAACTACACAAACCACTTCTAATGGTGAAAAATGAAAGTTATTTTCTCTTTACCGAATCTGGAACGGGAGCCAGTTCATTGGTATCAGAAGGCGAAACAATAGTCGACGAGCAACGAGGATCACACTTAGCCCACTTCAGTTCATGTGACAAGAAGCATGCAAGATACTGCCATTAGTATTGCCTTCAGAAACAAGTTGATAGTGTGATAACTTACATTCTTTGCAGCCATGCTAAATGCTTCCCGGTGAGGAATATCAGGTTTAGCTGCCTTGATTCGTTGTATTTCCTCCCTGTCATGATATGGTTCTTGAGTTATGTGATTTGTCCTCCAGCAACAATATACACGAGTTCAAGAGCAAGCTGTAGCCAGTTCATGACTGCAGTTCCAATCATACATAATGCTGCAACATAATGTGTTGTACTATCTTCTGTATAACAACTTATAAAGGCATCTACTTGGTTTAAACACTACACAACGCTTCCTAATATTTTTCCATTGCTAATGATTGATGTCTTTATGTGCTTGTAGGTGTAAGATTACGTATATTGATCCTCTCTAGACCCCTATTCTAGGAGCTTAAGATCATCACTAGAAATTCATTAATAATGATTCTAAGTCAAATTGATGTGGGTTAATATATATCAGGGTAGTTTCTAATTCAACCCAAAAGTTTAAGCCATTAGATTGTAGGCCAAACTCAATATATGTCATTTGACTCTATCAATATTTAGCATATAGGACACTTCTTTTTAGTTCAATTTTTAATCTCTCCACATACATAAATATTTCTACTCTATTATGTTGTTGTGTGTCTTGAACATCTGACTTGTAAGTAACGAGAGTAAAGACTATTAACTAACATGCTTCATTTATAAAGGAAAAGGTCAAGAGGAAGCACACAGCATGAAGTTGTACAAGGGATCTATTGGCAGAACCATTTTAGTATCTGAGTCACATTTACTCCATCTTTGGTGTTTCAGATGCATCAAATGAAGTTGCCCCAGTAGGATATGATACGTATCATAAGGTACAAAGCAAAGAAATTGTAAATGCAGAATTAATCTCAGAGGAAGATCGATGTGATGAAATGTAAAGGTGCAAGGTTAAAATAGTAAAGGTTcataaggaaaaaagaaaatgctatatatttttacaaaaaaggTTTCCTGTGCTCTTTCGAGCAGCATCGAGAAAAGAGGACTTTGCTACATTATCTGTGTGAAGGATGGTGGAAAGTGTCTGATGGTAGGTTGAGAATGTCTTTAAGGAGTCTGCCGTTTTGCGACGAGAACATATGAGGATTTGGCTGGTGATGTTTACACCAGATCAAATCTGATGATATGCTCATTCATGAGATGCAACAAAGAAAATACATCAGCACTCGTATGAAGATATCGTATCTGATTCTTACTTCATGAAGCGATTATAAGCAGAAGGCATTCTGTGCTTCTTCTCGGGAGCTGCCATCAACAATTGAAGGAATCAATATTTCctcagaaaaaaagaagaagaaaaacactaaacatgaagggaaaaaaaaagagagaatcttTACGTTTCATGACAAATTGTGGGCTTTGGATCATTTGCTCAATTGAAgttgatgatgatggtggtgaaGGTTGTCCTCTCAGGCAGTCGGTGCAAGGACCCTAATCAAGATAACGAACATCGTCATACAAGATAAAGTGCCTAAAATATCACTGCCTTttccagaaagaaaaagaatcaaaccAAGCAGAAAAGGAGATGGAAGGAAGCAGACAGACAAGATTGCAATGGATCCTAAAATATTGTTCAATTTATAACGCATCACAAATATATTGTTCGGTACGCATCATCTTGTCACATTAGTCTAAGCACAAGAAATTTAATAGAGAAGAAGTGAACCTGAAGGCCTATGAGATGATGATTAGTGGGAGTAAGGGACTGCACAATGGGTCTGGGACCGAGAAAGGAGAGATGGTTGCAGTGACCACATTTCACAGTAATTGTATCCATCATCCGCTTGCATGGAACTCCAACCTGCAGCCAAGTGAAAGTCTTGTCACCACGCCAGATCAAGGTGTAATCGGTAGCTCTTTTCACCCTCTGGTATCTTTGGCTCTTATTTTCCCAATAATGTGCTTTTTTTTTCCCCCCATATTATCTAGAGCTGGCAATTCTGTGGAATCCCATGTTGCCTTTCCAAAAGATTGCAACTCGAAATAGAAATAGGAATATTATAGTTCATCCACAGAGTAATTGTTAGCATCAAGTGGATATCCTGTAGATAATTGTTTAGCTGAAGAAGAGCTGATGAATTTGGGTGAGGGGAAGGGAAGGGAATAGATATCAAAGTCTGCTTCCATATAGTATGATCTTACACTGCCATGAGCAGGTAAAAGAAGAATTCAGCATAAGAAGAGAGAGGAACAGAACTAGAATGCTCGAAGTTTGAGGAAGGTGCTTATGATCTGCTTTATGCATGCTCTTAGACCAAGATCAGCTGCATTTCATGGAACTGCAACCTGCAAATACTGAGGAGACTAAAAAATTAGAGCGTGGAAAGAGAAAAATAATCAAGGAATCATCTTTAGATTCCTCATGCATGCAAACAGATTGGATCTCGTTTgaacaattttctttttctcactttgtaagagagagagagagagaggaagaggaggaaaaaccCTAGAAGCCGACGGGAATACTTTGTCGTAATTAACAGCGGCATGGACAGCATAAGAACCATCAACACGAACAGTAGAAAAACCAAAGCAAAGTAGTACTTTCATCTGGATCTTCTCAAACTAAAACATCATTCATGGTTAGTGAGATAATTAAAAGTGAACAGAAAAGTAtgagaaaagaaaatgaaggcTTGCTTTGAAAGTACTGGTCCTCGGATGCCAGATCGAAGAGAACAGAGAAAAAACAGGGAATTCATACAGAGAAACTTGCTCAGAGAACAAGCTGATATGGCTGAAGAagatgctctttttttttttgaatggacaTCTTTCCTGTACATCTAAAGCACCATGACTGGCCTCTTTTTAGTCTCCTACTTTAAGAAAAATTACCGCAAGAACAGTGTTGCAGTAGGTGCAACGCACGTAGCACAGTTGCTCAGTGGGAGAGACCAAATCCATGACTAAGAAGAAGAGACAAGCTAAGCCGGGGGAGAAGAAGAGGGTGATAGACCTCCTCTCCCGTGCCCAAGAGATGCTCACTGCAGTGGGCATGCGCCATGGCTTAGGGTTTCTATTCTGGCAATAATGCCCGTGGGAACCCCCACTCATGGAACGTACGGCCCGGCCAACCCTGCTTGAGAGAGAACGGGTTTATGGCTTCCTATATCTCGTGATATCTTGCCATGGTGCTTACCATCTCTCAGTATCCGAAGTCAGACTCCATGTCTTTTAGCTTCTCAAATTACTACTTGGTCAAACCAACATATAGAAAAGTTATCCCCTTCCTGGGTGACAAGCTATATTACTGTATCTGGTAGGGTTACTAGGTAGGTTTTTTGACTTCATGATACCAAGATAAACTACCATGCTTTCACATCTATGCCTTTGATTTTTATGTGTCTACAGATGCACCTGAAACAGTGCTCCTATTTTGTTTCAGGGTCACTTGGTATAAATGAACAGAACTTAGCCTTTGACTTGATACGTTGTTCTTTATGATCTCTTCTGGATACATGCAGCAAAAGATGAGAAAGATCAAAGTCCCACCTTCTAAAACACTGTTTACCAAGTTTCTATTAATCGATGATGAGCCTCCATGATTCTCCCAGATTTAGAAAAAACGCATTCAACAAGAAAGGGTACGATCAAGTTTCAGAAGCTGCGTCATGTTGCGCTCCAAGGGCAGGCACTTGCTTCGAGCAACACATatccaacaacaacaaaaacatacaGGAATCATGCGCCAGTCTCCATCAGTCCGCATTACAGAGCAATCTTCGAAGGCTACAAACCAGGCCAAGATCCATACGAGACATCATGACATGCTGAGCGATGAAGAGGGGCAACATATCACGAGAAGATGCACCCGAGAAGGGTGGTGAGTGCAGAAAGTTTAAGAAGGGGAGGGAAAAGGTGGAGGGGATCAGTTGTCACTGTCCTGAGGGGCCAGTGAGTGCGGGAAGTGATGTGACGATTCCTCGGTTTCCCATAGGGGTAAAAGAAGGGACACCCCCCAACGCACCCTCACTGTTGCCCTCTTCGTGTAACCACGCCTTTTTCTCCACCATAGAGAGCCTTTTGCCCGCCCAGACTCGATAGGCTCTGCGGGAAAGAAACTGCTCGATGGgggaggcggtggtggtggtgcttgGTCAAGCGCCTTTAATGGATTTAGCTAGGATCAACAGGTGCGAGCCAGGCTTCACTTTCTCTCATCTTGGGAAAGAGCAGGGTTGATGAGACAGCCAAGGTCAGATGAAGGCTTGCTGCCATCCCAAATCCCAACCTGCACGCACTTGTTCACCCTAATGGCGCACTGTGAAGTTATTCTCTTCTGCTTGGTTGGGTGTCAGTCCACAGTCCACAGTCCACACTCTCATGAGCAAGCAGTACTCTTATCTGCTGCCAGAAGCATGGCTTTTACCATACCGAGTAAAGATCTGCTCTGAAACATTTTTATATTTGGTTGATTCTGTGATCTTCTCGTGGGGTGGAGGCTGGATGTTGGGGGAGCACTCGCGCACATGCTCGCGTGCAGCGCGTCGCTGGAGTTGTTCTGCGACCCCCGCTGGTGTGTAGTAATTGCGAAGCAGGCCGAACGGTGCTCGCTTCTGCTTTCCGTGCGTACCATATCCATGGAAGGCAATGCTGCCTGCGTCTTAAGCGCTAGGGTTAGGAGGCTTTTAAGGCCTAATAGTATGTATCgtgtgatctctctctctctctctctctctctctctctctctctctctcgtgaaaAGCATCTGTGAGCAATGACTGTGAAGACGCAAACTTCTAGCAAGCTCAACTCCCATGGTTAGAGGGGTATTTCCTCGCTATCAAAATAACAGTACTGTCATCAATTGACTAGGGTTTAGATTTGGAAGGTGGATGAGATGTCCAATATGTGGGCATCCCAATTATTTCAACTTTGGAGATGGATGTGTATGATTTAGCTTTAAACTGACAtatgcaaacaaaaaaaaaaaacaaatattttttataataactcAAATCAAATTGATAGAACTAGAAAGTTCAGTAGTAGTTTTTACATAAAATCAAACTCTACTCCCGAAAAATGGAGTAGCTCCATGTTTATGACATCTTGGTACACAGTGAGCATTTGGCATGTAGTTCTCAGATTATTACTTGCAGACTGCTCACAAGTAACTGAGTTAGTCTTTAACATTTACATTCATGGTTTGGCTTTCCACTATGTGCTCCATTTGACTGACAAAAGGAGTGTCGGTCAAACACAAACGATTCCCTTTTTTTTCTGGTTGATCATCCAAATtatgaaaggaaaagaagaaatttaAGGGAAAATATGAAGGTAGTGCATAGTATACCAAACAAGAGATGACAAAAAGAAAAAGGCATGGTCAGATCTTCTTCTCTGAGCTCcaacatgatgatattgtttgggAGATACTGCCAACGACCACCACCAATTAACCCACTTAACTGTCTTCAAGAAATCTTGCAATAAAATCTTAGTCCAAATGTATCCAGTGGCCAGAATGAAGGCTCATAATGATTGACTTGTAAACTCAACGACAAGTTAGTGCTTGTCATTGGAGACCACAATTCAAATTTTCACATTGTCATCATCTAAAGAAGCTCACATTTGGTTTGAGCAAAATGTTAGCTATTTATCTTCATCAAAAGAAAGAAAGCATGAAATAAAGAAAGAATTAGCTGCCTAGTTGTTGAGGTTTCCACTCCAAGGATAGATCAGGTTTTGGTTGCTGAGGTGTAGTAGTCCAACAAAGACAACTAGAAGCCCAATTGTTCACATGGGATGTTTGTTGTTCCATCATTTTACATCCAAGATCAATTCTTTAGGTTTTCCTCTCTCCATGAACGTGAGAGATTTGGCTTGGATCAGCGTGTAAACGTTTCCAACCAAGAACTCAAAGAATTCAAATGTGGATATTTGATTCATTTCTAAATTCCATTTTGGTGACCACCATGTATTGAATTATAATTTTCCACTCCGAATCTTTATTGAtcttttatttgaaaaaaatcgATATAATATGGCAAATAAAACGCTGCAATATAATTCATGAACGATAATTGAGTATGAGACAGCAcaactaatttaaataaaaaaaggcgTATATATGCGTGCGTATATTTGTGTGTGATATTTATCACTTCGGATTCAATTAATTTCCGACTTGTAAAAGAATAATAGCTTCTTGAATTGTTCGCTTTCGACTTACTCCATGATCCAAAGTTACGAGATTATAAATCCATCTGCTAAGTCGATCGATGTAACCCATAATATCatactttatatttatatactttacatatatgtataaattatATACTTATTATCAAGTGCAGATACTAATTAAATTTAGAAATGGAGTTAACAAACATTTAAGAAATGATTGGGGATCCATTTCTGATCCAATAATAGTTGGCTATAAggagccatacttgagaaaattcaTGTCAAGCCCCACAAGATGAAGCCCGAATTGATATGGATAGCATGTCCTGCCTCTTTAAGCTAAATGAGTGCTACTAAGACAGGTTTAATTGTTTTGTCTTTCTATGTGTGTAATTAAGAGGATGGCTTTGCACCAACAGAATTCCTTGGATCAAGTACCTGTTGTATTCTTCAGTAAGAATAAATCAAGTTCATATCTTTGTGATGAAGAGGGTAGAAACAACAGTCAGGTGAGCCCACAGTCTCTTTATATCATTTTCATGGATCCACATGCATGATCAACTTCGGACCATAAAAATAGGGGTCCCAATGCTGATAGTTCCCACAGCATTAGGTCTCACATGGATGTCGGGATTTGTTGTCTCGCCATGGATTCTTAGATGATAATGTAGGATCGCATTGGTAAGATTATTTTTGTGACTAAATAATATGTTGAATATGAAAGTTACATTACTGTTGGAACCAAAAAGAACTTTAATTTTGGAGCATGTTTTACCCTTAAAAATGTTAGATGCATGCGAAAAAAAATCAATCCACATGCGTGCAAAATAAGTCCTTCTCAACCAGAATTTTCAGGATTTTAAGAACATGAGATTAGTGCATCCTAAACCCTATCTTTAAGTGCCTCTTTCTTTACAAGGATCACATTGATCCCTTTTAGATCTTGTATTGATGGAAGTCTCTTATGTTGAATACCGCTACTAATTGGTATTAGCTTCTGTACAATTAATGTTGGGCCCTATTGATTATTTTTTTCTGGGAATAGCGATAAATTGATGATGTCTCAACTAATCATTTTATTCCTCCCTTTTCCTTTGTGCACAGCATGACATTTTTTTATTGTGTTTTTCTTTGATTTTTCACtagaaaagaaaaatatgtttatatttataaCGCATTTCTAGCCCGGCATTTAACTACCCATCTATAGCATTTTCATTTGGATAAAGAATTGAGTTATGAAAGCAGA contains the following coding sequences:
- the LOC135585784 gene encoding protein DROOPING LEAF-like isoform X2; the encoded protein is MHKADHKHLPQTSSILVGVPCKRMMDTITVKCGHCNHLSFLGPRPIVQSLTPTNHHLIGLQGPCTDCLRGQPSPPSSSTSIEQMIQSPQFVMKPPEKKHRMPSAYNRFMKEEIQRIKAAKPDIPHREAFSMAAKNWAKCDPRCSSTIVSPSDTNELAPVPDSERSSCSRMESSSVCKQLEKKD
- the LOC135585784 gene encoding protein DROOPING LEAF-like isoform X1, whose protein sequence is MSGGSHGHYCQNRNPKPWRMPTAVSISWARERRSITLFFSPGLACLFFLVMDLVSPTEQLCYVRCTYCNTVLAVGVPCKRMMDTITVKCGHCNHLSFLGPRPIVQSLTPTNHHLIGLQGPCTDCLRGQPSPPSSSTSIEQMIQSPQFVMKPPEKKHRMPSAYNRFMKEEIQRIKAAKPDIPHREAFSMAAKNWAKCDPRCSSTIVSPSDTNELAPVPDSERSSCSRMESSSVCKQLEKKD